From the genome of Ptychodera flava strain L36383 chromosome 22, AS_Pfla_20210202, whole genome shotgun sequence, one region includes:
- the LOC139122893 gene encoding PH and SEC7 domain-containing protein 1-like isoform X3, with the protein MADSARSVVKHLSLHRNQYSAGFGFSIVGGLGSEFPPVICDILEGSAAAHCPQMRVGDVIVEVNSHPVENKTTREVVQLLLRSPSTLQLTVIEDPIVRQKVEDFLGGPETVETIQASLSKEDLLSEKIQQKQATHKRHHGENFARHNGPTIEKLDNRPRERYKPASLIRSSSSDSNLSDSPTSRTLTTTVMIHREDSSLKSGSNKAEEVVESPQEDSGVWHKQQEATGSQSSETECSTDQDSQLTDNTVIMVNGVEHFSSSSSTEHVSSKDKPDGQTGDTSKDETDSGVAAVDLSAVEVEFKDETLEGNDDQNFNGNLLEHNGDSGSSESGSLDSLTESEVSLETELMQHYAENSSKLGGATGPVSPGAVQGSLDLPSARRLAKRLYMLDGFKKSDVARHLCKKNDFSQAVAEEYLKFFDFTGDSLDEALRTFLRAFSLTGETQERERILMHFSQRFQENNPHDYASEEAVYTLTCAMMLLNTDLHGQNIGRKMTLPEFYRNLEGLNDGDNFSKDLLKVIYHAIKTNPIEWAVDSDEDDYDHQQSKPAAPIRGNGTIPPAATLGGNPFVEAQIDPNATVYMKGYIMRKSTKEANGKKTPRGKRGWKMYYATLRGLFMYFHKSEIACQHRFETMCDMICIHHSLATRATDYTKKQFVLRLKTADWSEFLMQCGDTAELQEWMQALNVAAATLSAPPLAAPCGSQRRFIRPLLPSTQTRFNKKEQLAQHEDKVQELEADLEDHQSHPPERGAKAFVIQYWKEKLEYLQYEIAKYKFYSYLLHYYTQK; encoded by the exons ATGAGAGTTGGAGATGTCATTGTTGAAGTGAACAGTCACCCAGTTGAAAATAAAACTACAAGAGAAG TTGTACAGCTCCTTCTAAGGTCGCCCAGCACATTACAACTCACCGTCATTGAAG ATCCAATAGTCCGACAAAAGGTGGAAGACTTCCTTGGTGGGCCAGAAACTGTAGAAACAATTCAAGCATCTCTCTCTAAAGAGGACttattaagtgaaaaaattcaacaaaaacaagCAACACATAAAAGGCACCATGGCGAAAATTTTGCCAGGCATAACGGACCTACGATTGAAAAATTAGATAACAGACCTCGGGAAAGGTACAAACCTGCATCATTGATAAGGTCGAGTAGTTCAGATTCGAATCTGTCAGACTCGCCAACTTCCAGGACGTTAACTACAACTGTTATGATTCACAGGGAGGATTCCTCTCTGAAATCCGGGTCAAATAAAGCGGAAGAAGTTGTGGAATCACCGCAGGAGGACAGCGGTGTGTGGCACAAGCAGCAGGAAGCGACGGGGAGCCAGTCGTCGGAAACGGAGTGTTCAACAGATCAGGATAGCCAGTTGACGGATAATACGGTAATTATGGTGAACGGGGTAGAACATTTCAGCAGCAGCAGTAGCACTGAACATGTAAGCAGTAAAGACAAACCAGACGGGCAAACGGGGGATACGTCGAAAGACGAAACTGACAGTGGGGTCGCGGCTGTGGATTTGAGCGCCGTCGAAGTGGAATTCAAAGATGAGACACTCGAGGGAAATGATGATCAGAATTTTAACGGAAATCTTTTGGAACATAATGGGGACTCTGGAAGCAGTGAATCCGGCAGCTTGGACAGTCTCACGGAATCGGAAGTTTCATTAGAGACGGAATTAATGCAGCATTATGCTGAGAATTCTTCCAAACTTGGAGGAGCCACGGGGCCTGTGTCGCCAGGAGCTGTCCAAGGTAGTCTGGACTTGCCTTCAGCAAGACGACTCGCGAAAAGGTTGTACATGTTGGATGGATTCAAGAAATCAGATGTTGCCCGACATCTTTGTAAAAA AAATGATTTTAGTCAAGCAGTGGCTGAGGAATACTTGAAATTCTTCGATTTCACGGGAGACAGTCTAGACGAGGCATTGAGAACATTCCTCCGAGCGTTTTCCTTGACGGGAGAGACGCAAGAGAGAGAACGCATCCTGATGCATTTTTCTCAGCGTTTCCAAGAGAACAATCCCCATGACTACGCATCAGAAGAAGCGGTGTATACGCTGACGTGTGCAATGATGCTCCTCAATACTGATTTACATGGACAG AACATCGGCAGAAAAATGACACTGCCGGAATTTTACCGCAATCTAGAAGGCCTTAACGATGGAGACAACTTCTCAAAAGATTTACTCAAGGTGATCTACCACGCTATCAAAACAAACCCAATCGAATGGGCTGTGGACAGCGATGAGGATGACTACGATCACCAACAAAGTAAGCCTGCAGCCCCCATCCGGGGCAATGGTACAATCCCTCCAGCAGCAACTCTCGGTGGCAATCCATTTGTTGAG GCCCAGATTGATCCAAACGCAACGGTTTACATGAAAGGTTACATCATGAGAAAATCCACCAAGGAAGCCAATGGAAAGAAGA CTCCTAGAGGGAAACGAGGCTGGAAGATGTACTATGCCACATTGAGGGGGCTATTCATGTATTTCCACAAG TCTGAAATTGCATGTCAGCACCGGTTTGAAACCATGTGTgacatgatttgcatacatcACTCACTGGCAACCAGAGCAACTGACTACACAAAGAAACAATTTGTACTTCGCCTGAAGACAGCTGATTGGAGCGAATTCCTCATGCAGTGCGG GGACACTGCAGAACTTCAAGAGTGGATGCAAGCACTGAACGTTGCAGCAGCCACTTTGTCAGCGCCACCACTGGCCGCTCCGTGTGGATCCCAGAGACGATTCATCCGACCCTTACTACCATCAACTCAAACAAGATTTAATAAG AAAGAACAGCTGGCCCAGCACGAAGACAAGGTACAGGAGTTAGAGGCCGACTTGGAAGACCATCAAAGCCATCCACCAGAACGGGGAGCCAAAGCCTTTGTCATTCAGTATTGGAAAGAAAAGCTAGAATATTTACAGTATGAG ATTGCCAAGTACAAATTCTACTCTTACCTTCTGCACTACTACACTCAG
- the LOC139122893 gene encoding PH and SEC7 domain-containing protein 1-like isoform X2: MRVGDVIVEVNSHPVENKTTREVVQLLLRSPSTLQLTVIEDPIVRQKVEDFLGGPETVETIQASLSKEDLLSEKIQQKQATHKRHHGENFARHNGPTIEKLDNRPRERYKPASLIRSSSSDSNLSDSPTSRTLTTTVMIHREDSSLKSGSNKAEEVVESPQEDSGVWHKQQEATGSQSSETECSTDQDSQLTDNTVIMVNGVEHFSSSSSTEHVSSKDKPDGQTGDTSKDETDSGVAAVDLSAVEVEFKDETLEGNDDQNFNGNLLEHNGDSGSSESGSLDSLTESEVSLETELMQHYAENSSKLGGATGPVSPGAVQGSLDLPSARRLAKRLYMLDGFKKSDVARHLCKKNDFSQAVAEEYLKFFDFTGDSLDEALRTFLRAFSLTGETQERERILMHFSQRFQENNPHDYASEEAVYTLTCAMMLLNTDLHGQNIGRKMTLPEFYRNLEGLNDGDNFSKDLLKVIYHAIKTNPIEWAVDSDEDDYDHQQSKPAAPIRGNGTIPPAATLGGNPFVEAQIDPNATVYMKGYIMRKSTKEANGKKTPRGKRGWKMYYATLRGLFMYFHKSEIACQHRFETMCDMICIHHSLATRATDYTKKQFVLRLKTADWSEFLMQCGDTAELQEWMQALNVAAATLSAPPLAAPCGSQRRFIRPLLPSTQTRFNKKEQLAQHEDKVQELEADLEDHQSHPPERGAKAFVIQYWKEKLEYLQYEVSRYKTYVYLLESSASPPLDRHVTQVNVQRSNTSVGTHSDIPERSAPVQRSLSDRDGEIRDATAPTQSQPS, encoded by the exons ATGAGAGTTGGAGATGTCATTGTTGAAGTGAACAGTCACCCAGTTGAAAATAAAACTACAAGAGAAG TTGTACAGCTCCTTCTAAGGTCGCCCAGCACATTACAACTCACCGTCATTGAAG ATCCAATAGTCCGACAAAAGGTGGAAGACTTCCTTGGTGGGCCAGAAACTGTAGAAACAATTCAAGCATCTCTCTCTAAAGAGGACttattaagtgaaaaaattcaacaaaaacaagCAACACATAAAAGGCACCATGGCGAAAATTTTGCCAGGCATAACGGACCTACGATTGAAAAATTAGATAACAGACCTCGGGAAAGGTACAAACCTGCATCATTGATAAGGTCGAGTAGTTCAGATTCGAATCTGTCAGACTCGCCAACTTCCAGGACGTTAACTACAACTGTTATGATTCACAGGGAGGATTCCTCTCTGAAATCCGGGTCAAATAAAGCGGAAGAAGTTGTGGAATCACCGCAGGAGGACAGCGGTGTGTGGCACAAGCAGCAGGAAGCGACGGGGAGCCAGTCGTCGGAAACGGAGTGTTCAACAGATCAGGATAGCCAGTTGACGGATAATACGGTAATTATGGTGAACGGGGTAGAACATTTCAGCAGCAGCAGTAGCACTGAACATGTAAGCAGTAAAGACAAACCAGACGGGCAAACGGGGGATACGTCGAAAGACGAAACTGACAGTGGGGTCGCGGCTGTGGATTTGAGCGCCGTCGAAGTGGAATTCAAAGATGAGACACTCGAGGGAAATGATGATCAGAATTTTAACGGAAATCTTTTGGAACATAATGGGGACTCTGGAAGCAGTGAATCCGGCAGCTTGGACAGTCTCACGGAATCGGAAGTTTCATTAGAGACGGAATTAATGCAGCATTATGCTGAGAATTCTTCCAAACTTGGAGGAGCCACGGGGCCTGTGTCGCCAGGAGCTGTCCAAGGTAGTCTGGACTTGCCTTCAGCAAGACGACTCGCGAAAAGGTTGTACATGTTGGATGGATTCAAGAAATCAGATGTTGCCCGACATCTTTGTAAAAA AAATGATTTTAGTCAAGCAGTGGCTGAGGAATACTTGAAATTCTTCGATTTCACGGGAGACAGTCTAGACGAGGCATTGAGAACATTCCTCCGAGCGTTTTCCTTGACGGGAGAGACGCAAGAGAGAGAACGCATCCTGATGCATTTTTCTCAGCGTTTCCAAGAGAACAATCCCCATGACTACGCATCAGAAGAAGCGGTGTATACGCTGACGTGTGCAATGATGCTCCTCAATACTGATTTACATGGACAG AACATCGGCAGAAAAATGACACTGCCGGAATTTTACCGCAATCTAGAAGGCCTTAACGATGGAGACAACTTCTCAAAAGATTTACTCAAGGTGATCTACCACGCTATCAAAACAAACCCAATCGAATGGGCTGTGGACAGCGATGAGGATGACTACGATCACCAACAAAGTAAGCCTGCAGCCCCCATCCGGGGCAATGGTACAATCCCTCCAGCAGCAACTCTCGGTGGCAATCCATTTGTTGAG GCCCAGATTGATCCAAACGCAACGGTTTACATGAAAGGTTACATCATGAGAAAATCCACCAAGGAAGCCAATGGAAAGAAGA CTCCTAGAGGGAAACGAGGCTGGAAGATGTACTATGCCACATTGAGGGGGCTATTCATGTATTTCCACAAG TCTGAAATTGCATGTCAGCACCGGTTTGAAACCATGTGTgacatgatttgcatacatcACTCACTGGCAACCAGAGCAACTGACTACACAAAGAAACAATTTGTACTTCGCCTGAAGACAGCTGATTGGAGCGAATTCCTCATGCAGTGCGG GGACACTGCAGAACTTCAAGAGTGGATGCAAGCACTGAACGTTGCAGCAGCCACTTTGTCAGCGCCACCACTGGCCGCTCCGTGTGGATCCCAGAGACGATTCATCCGACCCTTACTACCATCAACTCAAACAAGATTTAATAAG AAAGAACAGCTGGCCCAGCACGAAGACAAGGTACAGGAGTTAGAGGCCGACTTGGAAGACCATCAAAGCCATCCACCAGAACGGGGAGCCAAAGCCTTTGTCATTCAGTATTGGAAAGAAAAGCTAGAATATTTACAGTATGAG